The following proteins come from a genomic window of Mucinivorans hirudinis:
- a CDS encoding Branched-chain amino acid aminotransferase has translation MKKANEIDYGSIGFGYIQTPYNVRCYYRDGKWAEIETCTDENLSIHIAATSLHYGQECFEGLKAFRGVDGKVRLFRPTANAERMQRTAQYLQMAVPDTELFVKMCEMAVELNIDYVPPMESNGSMYLRPLLIGTGAQVGVKPANEYLLVIFATPVGPYFKGGMCGINVMVDREHDRAAPRGTGHIKVGGNYGASLISSVEAHNKGFDSVLYLDPREHKYIDECGAANFFAIRGNSYITPASRSILPSITNMSLKQLAADLGMEVEAREVEFSELTTFEEVGACGTAAVITPIASIYDPQTDIKYEYKWVGEKSQKLYDLYRGIQLGSAPDTHNWNMIIDETSKN, from the coding sequence ATGAAAAAAGCTAATGAAATCGACTATGGGTCGATAGGATTTGGGTATATCCAAACACCCTACAATGTGCGTTGCTACTATCGTGATGGTAAGTGGGCAGAGATAGAAACCTGTACGGACGAGAATCTGTCTATCCACATTGCAGCCACATCTCTACACTACGGACAGGAGTGTTTCGAGGGGCTCAAAGCCTTTCGCGGAGTGGACGGCAAGGTGAGATTGTTCCGCCCCACGGCTAATGCCGAGCGTATGCAACGCACGGCACAATATCTGCAAATGGCAGTACCAGACACCGAACTGTTTGTGAAAATGTGCGAAATGGCTGTAGAGCTAAATATTGACTACGTTCCGCCTATGGAGAGTAACGGTTCGATGTACCTACGCCCGCTGCTCATTGGAACAGGAGCGCAGGTGGGGGTAAAGCCTGCAAACGAATATCTTCTCGTTATCTTTGCCACACCGGTGGGACCATACTTCAAAGGGGGGATGTGCGGCATCAACGTTATGGTTGATAGAGAGCACGACCGCGCTGCCCCTCGCGGCACAGGGCATATCAAGGTGGGTGGCAACTACGGCGCAAGCCTTATCAGCTCGGTGGAGGCACACAACAAGGGTTTCGACAGCGTACTCTACTTAGACCCACGCGAGCACAAATACATCGACGAATGCGGAGCTGCCAACTTCTTTGCTATAAGGGGTAATAGCTATATCACTCCTGCCTCGCGCTCGATTTTGCCATCAATCACCAATATGAGCCTTAAGCAGTTGGCTGCTGATTTGGGTATGGAGGTGGAGGCGCGTGAGGTTGAATTTAGCGAATTGACAACATTTGAAGAGGTGGGTGCTTGCGGTACGGCGGCTGTGATTACTCCGATAGCTTCGATTTACGACCCCCAAACAGATATAAAATATGAGTATAAGTGGGTGGGCGAGAAGAGTCAAAAACTCTACGACCTCTATCGCGGCATCCAGTTGGGTAGTGCACCGGATACTCACAACTGGAATATGATTATTGATGAGACTTCTAAAAATTAG
- a CDS encoding Alpha-1,2-mannosidase has translation MKSKNFYLLILAILLLAGCKSQKQETSKDYTIYVDPLIGSGYHGHVFVGANVPFGMVQVGATNISKGWDWCSGYHESDSTIIGFAQTHLSGTGIGELGDILFMPTVGTPSVDKNEYLSTYKPGNQTAEAGYYRVLLDNGVDVELTATARVGYHRYKFPVGKQANVILDLCEGIGWDAPAKTYVKQLNDTRIEGYRFSKGWAEDDRIYFVAEFSEPILNMEVIEGEYTSSNGKYSVPVDRAIIGFSEGTTLEMKVAVSYTSIENAAKNLAGELPGWDFAATRTEAKRLWNKELAKFDAQSSDPAVMRTFYTALYHTMISPILFMDITGDYRGADGKTYKAEGFIPYSIFSLWDTYRTQQPLSTIIHTDKVNDFINSFLAIYEQQGKLPMWHLVGNETNCMVGYSAVPVIADAYLKGFRGFDAQKALEAMKATANTGEFGLNYLKELGYIPCDKEVESVAKALEYAIADNSIAKMARAMGKEEDYKEYAKRAKYYQRYFDKSVEFMRGVTSSGKFNPNFNPFHSIHREDDYTEGNAWQYTWLVPHDVAGLVELFGSEERFVNKLDSLFTVPSELNEGASADITGLIGQYAHGNEPSHATLYLYPYVGQQWKTAEKVHQVFTEFYKDTPDGIIGNEDCGQMSAWYIMSAMGFYPVDPAGGNYVFGTPLMESLTINLENGKKFEVTAQNLSRDNFYIQSVELNGKPYTKSYITHNDIMSGGKLKYVMGSAPNREFGASVESRP, from the coding sequence ATGAAAAGTAAAAATTTCTATCTCCTTATCCTTGCAATTCTCTTGTTGGCAGGGTGTAAGAGTCAAAAACAAGAGACATCTAAGGACTATACAATTTATGTAGACCCCCTCATCGGCAGCGGATACCACGGTCACGTCTTCGTGGGAGCTAACGTTCCCTTTGGTATGGTTCAGGTTGGTGCAACCAATATTTCCAAGGGGTGGGATTGGTGCTCGGGCTATCACGAGTCGGATTCCACAATAATCGGCTTCGCTCAGACTCACCTGAGCGGCACGGGTATCGGAGAATTGGGCGACATCCTTTTTATGCCCACCGTAGGCACACCGTCCGTGGATAAGAATGAATATCTATCCACCTATAAACCCGGCAACCAAACGGCAGAAGCCGGATACTACCGTGTTCTATTGGATAATGGGGTGGATGTTGAGCTGACCGCCACAGCCCGCGTGGGCTATCACCGTTATAAGTTCCCTGTCGGGAAGCAGGCAAATGTAATACTCGACCTATGCGAGGGTATAGGATGGGATGCACCGGCAAAAACCTATGTCAAGCAGCTGAATGACACTAGAATAGAGGGTTACCGCTTCTCGAAGGGTTGGGCAGAGGACGACCGCATATATTTCGTGGCTGAATTCTCTGAGCCAATTCTGAATATGGAGGTCATTGAGGGTGAATACACCTCGTCCAACGGGAAGTACAGCGTTCCGGTGGATAGGGCGATTATCGGTTTCAGTGAGGGTACGACGCTCGAAATGAAAGTTGCCGTGAGTTATACGAGCATCGAAAATGCTGCCAAGAACCTTGCGGGGGAGCTTCCCGGCTGGGATTTCGCTGCAACGCGCACCGAGGCTAAGAGATTGTGGAACAAGGAGCTTGCAAAGTTCGATGCGCAGAGCAGCGACCCTGCCGTGATGCGTACATTCTACACGGCGCTCTACCACACTATGATTTCGCCCATTCTCTTTATGGACATCACGGGCGATTATCGCGGTGCTGATGGCAAAACATACAAAGCTGAGGGTTTTATCCCATATTCAATCTTTTCACTTTGGGATACTTACCGTACCCAGCAACCTCTCTCCACAATCATACACACGGACAAGGTCAATGACTTTATCAACTCCTTTTTAGCCATTTACGAGCAGCAGGGCAAGCTCCCTATGTGGCACTTGGTTGGTAATGAGACCAACTGTATGGTGGGTTATAGTGCAGTGCCGGTTATTGCGGATGCCTACCTGAAGGGTTTTCGAGGATTTGATGCCCAAAAAGCTTTGGAGGCAATGAAGGCTACGGCAAACACCGGGGAGTTCGGGTTGAACTATCTCAAAGAGTTGGGTTATATTCCCTGTGACAAGGAGGTTGAGTCTGTTGCCAAGGCACTTGAATATGCCATTGCCGACAACTCCATTGCCAAGATGGCTCGCGCTATGGGCAAAGAGGAGGATTACAAGGAGTATGCCAAGAGGGCTAAATATTACCAACGGTATTTTGATAAGAGCGTTGAGTTTATGAGGGGAGTGACCTCCTCGGGCAAATTTAACCCTAACTTCAACCCATTCCACTCAATCCATCGCGAGGATGACTACACCGAGGGCAACGCGTGGCAATATACGTGGCTCGTGCCGCACGATGTTGCCGGACTGGTGGAGCTCTTTGGCAGCGAGGAGCGGTTTGTCAATAAGTTAGATAGTCTTTTCACCGTACCATCGGAACTCAACGAGGGTGCATCGGCGGATATTACGGGGCTCATAGGGCAGTATGCTCACGGTAACGAACCGAGCCACGCAACTCTATATCTATATCCATACGTGGGGCAGCAGTGGAAGACGGCAGAAAAGGTGCACCAAGTGTTCACCGAATTTTATAAGGACACCCCCGATGGAATTATCGGTAATGAGGATTGCGGACAGATGTCGGCGTGGTATATAATGTCGGCGATGGGTTTTTATCCGGTAGACCCTGCCGGTGGCAACTATGTTTTCGGCACGCCTCTGATGGAGAGCCTGACAATCAACCTCGAAAATGGCAAAAAGTTTGAGGTTACGGCGCAGAATCTCTCCCGAGACAACTTCTATATTCAATCCGTGGAGCTTAACGGTAAACCATATACTAAGAGCTACATAACTCACAACGACATTATGAGTGGCGGAAAACTCAAATATGTGATGGGCAGTGCGCCCAATAGAGAGTTCGGGGCATCGGTTGAGAGTCGCCCATAG
- a CDS encoding DNA-binding protein HU — translation MTKAELISSVAKKTGIEKGTIAAVIEASMDSIKSTMAEGENIYLRGFGTFLIKERAEKVARNISKNTTITIPAHKIAAFKPAKEFQKVIK, via the coding sequence ATGACAAAAGCAGAATTAATAAGCTCGGTGGCTAAAAAAACCGGTATTGAAAAAGGCACTATTGCTGCCGTTATTGAGGCTTCAATGGACTCGATTAAGAGCACGATGGCTGAGGGTGAGAATATTTACCTCAGAGGCTTCGGAACTTTTCTGATTAAAGAGCGCGCAGAAAAGGTGGCTCGTAACATCTCTAAGAACACGACCATTACTATCCCGGCCCATAAAATAGCAGCGTTTAAACCGGCCAAAGAGTTTCAAAAGGTAATCAAGTAG
- a CDS encoding Trk system potassium uptake protein TrkA — protein sequence MKIVVAGAGEVGSHLAKMLSAAGHDVTAMDWEEQMLEKVAESSDIITIEGDITSFETLKRAEVSRCDLFMAVSFEENTNILSAVLAKQLGARKVICRIDNDEYLMPGNKEVFINMGIDYLFYPEKVAAQEVVTLLGHTSTTEYIDFSGGKLIVVAFKLESSSPLVGKTLEEVTIDRDQLEYRTIAISRESRTIIPTATDFFKEGDMIYVISEKKSNEELMKLMGKSDIPIRNIMIMGGSRIARRIARMMQNDVNIKIIDYKADKAYKLAEELDKTLVIHEDGRKTEAMIEEGLQQMDAYIALTGRSETNILAAMVAKKLGVKKVIAEVENLNYIGLAESVGIDTIINKKLITASSIYGFTMSTDVQAIKCLNGCDAEVLEFIVKADSPVTKGKIKHINFPRGAVIGGVVRGDKSFIALGSTELRAYDRVVVFALPEAIRKVGKFFA from the coding sequence ATGAAAATTGTTGTTGCAGGAGCAGGTGAGGTAGGCAGTCACCTTGCGAAGATGCTCAGTGCGGCGGGACACGATGTCACGGCGATGGACTGGGAGGAGCAGATGCTCGAAAAAGTGGCGGAGTCTTCGGATATTATCACAATTGAGGGGGATATTACCTCTTTCGAGACCCTCAAACGAGCGGAGGTGAGCCGATGCGACCTCTTTATGGCGGTCAGCTTCGAGGAGAATACTAATATACTCTCGGCAGTGCTCGCCAAACAGCTCGGTGCGCGAAAGGTGATATGCCGTATAGACAACGACGAATACCTGATGCCGGGTAACAAAGAGGTCTTTATCAATATGGGGATAGACTACCTCTTCTATCCGGAAAAAGTTGCAGCACAAGAGGTTGTAACTCTGCTGGGGCACACCTCCACCACGGAGTATATCGACTTCTCGGGCGGCAAACTAATTGTTGTGGCTTTCAAGCTGGAGTCCTCCTCACCACTTGTGGGAAAGACCTTGGAGGAGGTGACCATCGACCGCGACCAACTCGAATACCGCACCATTGCCATATCGCGCGAGAGCCGCACGATTATACCCACCGCCACTGACTTTTTCAAGGAGGGTGATATGATTTACGTAATATCGGAGAAAAAATCGAACGAGGAGTTGATGAAACTTATGGGCAAGAGCGACATACCCATCCGCAATATTATGATTATGGGTGGTAGTCGCATTGCACGCAGAATTGCGCGAATGATGCAGAACGATGTCAATATTAAAATTATTGATTACAAAGCTGATAAAGCATATAAACTTGCCGAGGAGTTGGATAAAACCTTGGTTATTCACGAGGATGGGCGCAAGACGGAGGCTATGATAGAGGAGGGTTTACAGCAGATGGATGCCTACATTGCGCTTACAGGAAGGTCGGAGACCAATATTTTGGCGGCAATGGTTGCTAAGAAGTTGGGGGTCAAGAAGGTTATTGCCGAGGTCGAAAATCTCAACTACATCGGTTTGGCGGAGAGTGTGGGTATTGATACTATCATCAATAAGAAATTGATTACTGCAAGTTCGATTTACGGATTCACGATGTCCACCGATGTGCAGGCAATAAAATGCCTCAACGGCTGTGATGCAGAGGTGTTGGAGTTTATTGTCAAGGCAGACAGTCCGGTAACCAAGGGCAAGATTAAACATATCAACTTTCCGCGAGGTGCGGTTATCGGCGGTGTGGTGCGTGGCGACAAGTCGTTCATCGCGCTGGGTAGTACCGAACTGAGAGCCTATGACCGTGTTGTGGTCTTTGCACTGCCCGAGGCTATTCGCAAGGTGGGGAAATTTTTTGCCTGA
- a CDS encoding Cysteine desulfurase, SufS subfamily — MMKNITADFPILRTKAHNHRLIYLDSAATAQKPQVVIDTVNDLHATCNANIHRGIHYLAEQTTLRYEKARERVCDFINGGDACQIVFTSGATASINLVASSFGEKFIGCGDNVIISQAEHHSNIVPWQMIAERKGAQIRVLPFTDEGRIEVEKLDGLIDEHTKMVAITQASNVLGTMPDIGQITEIVHNRGVPVLVDGCQGIVHAPTDVRALDVDFYCFSGHKLYAPTGIGVLYGKQKWLEQMPPYMGGGDMVETVSLTKGTTYAGLPLKFEAGTANFTGAIALSRAIEYVKELGEDAHNYTAKLNNAFAQMLQERIEGVRIYGVQPHKTPLTSFTIEGTHPMDIAMIVDKLGVAIRSGTHCAQPVMTHYGVTSMCRASFAPYNTEQDVEEAIAAIERAAKMLR, encoded by the coding sequence ATGATGAAAAATATTACAGCAGATTTTCCGATTCTCCGAACCAAGGCGCACAACCATCGCCTTATTTATTTGGACTCAGCCGCCACTGCACAAAAGCCGCAAGTGGTTATTGACACCGTAAACGATTTGCACGCAACCTGTAATGCGAATATACACAGAGGTATACACTATCTAGCCGAGCAAACCACACTTCGCTACGAGAAGGCAAGAGAGAGAGTGTGCGACTTCATTAACGGCGGCGACGCCTGCCAGATTGTCTTTACGAGCGGCGCAACAGCCTCTATTAATTTGGTTGCCAGCTCATTTGGCGAAAAGTTTATCGGCTGTGGTGACAACGTAATCATATCGCAGGCGGAACACCACTCCAATATCGTACCTTGGCAAATGATCGCCGAGCGTAAAGGGGCGCAAATCAGAGTACTACCTTTTACCGATGAGGGCAGAATAGAGGTGGAAAAGCTCGATGGTCTCATCGACGAACACACCAAAATGGTTGCCATCACTCAAGCATCCAACGTACTGGGAACAATGCCCGATATTGGGCAAATCACCGAAATTGTCCATAATAGAGGCGTTCCGGTACTCGTTGACGGATGCCAAGGCATTGTGCACGCTCCCACTGACGTGAGGGCATTAGACGTAGATTTCTACTGTTTTTCGGGGCATAAGCTCTATGCCCCGACAGGTATTGGCGTCCTATACGGCAAGCAGAAGTGGCTCGAGCAGATGCCACCCTATATGGGCGGAGGCGATATGGTGGAAACAGTATCGCTGACAAAGGGGACAACATACGCCGGATTGCCACTCAAATTTGAGGCGGGAACGGCAAACTTCACAGGCGCAATAGCCCTTAGCCGCGCAATCGAGTATGTAAAGGAGTTGGGCGAGGATGCTCACAACTACACTGCCAAACTCAACAACGCCTTTGCACAAATGTTGCAGGAGCGTATCGAAGGGGTAAGAATCTACGGCGTTCAACCGCACAAAACTCCGCTGACCAGTTTCACAATAGAGGGCACCCACCCGATGGATATAGCGATGATTGTCGATAAGTTGGGTGTGGCAATACGTAGTGGCACACACTGCGCCCAGCCGGTGATGACCCACTATGGTGTGACCTCTATGTGCCGTGCCTCGTTCGCCCCCTACAACACGGAGCAGGATGTGGAGGAGGCTATTGCTGCCATAGAACGTGCCGCAAAGATGCTGCGTTAG
- a CDS encoding Mlc (transcriptional repressor of MalT (the transcriptional activator of maltose regulon) and manXYZ operon) has product MEEGKKMSSIKFAILNAITISGGELSIADISRHTDTSIPTVTKFIGELIDEGYVVDNGKNRLNNGRRPSIYGFNPDKGTFVGVDLAKDVVRICSMNFRGDMAEVESHQFETVNTTESVEALCDLIRGYIGRHSLEWDKVLAVSLSMGGRVDSRSGFSHTMYSFGELPVVEIMSGALGGVNVYVENDSRAMLYGEYLCGSGREEQTVVFANLSWGFGLGIIIDGKLFYGKSGFSGEYGHIPMTDNEIICQCGKIGCVETDVSGWATRRKIIEKLKDGRVSILSEKFAKTGDVTLNDILDAAQVEDTLAIEVIETVGESLGKALSGVINIFNPEIIIIGGCMMPVKEYFMLPMRQAIQKYSLRLVSRDTVIRTSALGDNAAVYGSCLFARSKMLGIV; this is encoded by the coding sequence ATGGAAGAGGGTAAAAAGATGTCATCTATAAAATTCGCCATTCTCAACGCTATTACAATTTCGGGCGGTGAGTTGTCCATTGCCGATATTAGCCGCCATACGGACACGAGCATTCCGACAGTGACCAAATTTATCGGCGAGTTGATAGACGAAGGTTATGTTGTGGACAATGGCAAGAATCGTCTAAATAACGGACGACGTCCGAGCATCTATGGCTTCAATCCGGACAAGGGCACATTTGTGGGTGTGGACTTGGCGAAGGATGTGGTGAGGATTTGCTCTATGAATTTTCGTGGCGATATGGCGGAGGTGGAGAGTCACCAATTCGAGACTGTTAATACCACAGAGTCCGTAGAGGCGCTCTGTGACCTCATTCGCGGCTACATTGGCAGACACTCTCTGGAGTGGGATAAAGTTTTAGCTGTCAGCCTCAGTATGGGTGGGCGAGTGGATTCACGCAGCGGTTTCAGCCACACGATGTACAGCTTTGGCGAGTTGCCGGTGGTGGAGATAATGAGCGGGGCTCTGGGGGGCGTAAATGTATATGTGGAGAACGATTCGCGGGCGATGCTCTACGGTGAGTATCTGTGCGGCTCGGGACGCGAGGAGCAGACGGTGGTATTTGCCAACCTAAGCTGGGGCTTCGGATTGGGTATCATAATTGATGGTAAACTCTTCTACGGAAAATCGGGCTTTTCGGGTGAGTATGGGCATATACCGATGACCGACAACGAGATAATATGTCAATGCGGCAAGATTGGCTGCGTGGAGACAGATGTGTCGGGCTGGGCTACACGACGCAAAATTATCGAAAAGCTCAAGGATGGGAGAGTATCGATACTCTCGGAAAAGTTTGCCAAAACGGGGGATGTCACCCTCAACGATATACTCGATGCCGCACAGGTGGAAGACACGCTCGCAATAGAGGTTATCGAGACCGTAGGCGAAAGCTTGGGTAAGGCTCTTTCGGGGGTGATAAACATTTTCAACCCCGAGATCATCATCATCGGCGGCTGTATGATGCCAGTGAAAGAGTACTTTATGCTGCCTATGCGTCAGGCGATTCAAAAATATTCACTTAGGTTGGTGTCGCGCGATACGGTCATCCGAACCTCAGCGCTCGGGGACAATGCTGCCGTATATGGGTCGTGTCTTTTTGCGCGAAGCAAAATGCTAGGTATAGTCTGA
- a CDS encoding L-serine dehydratase, whose protein sequence is MESIKGIFRIGNGPSSSHTMGPRKAAIEFLERNSDAHRFEVTLYGALAATGKGHLTDQAILDVLARAVPTEIIWKPTQFLTFHPNGMMFEAFDAIDKKMESWTIFSIGGGSLANEKTEIVKGESVYDMCHIGNIMDWCNQNGTSYWEYVDRCEQSDIWDYLAHVWEVMQTGIRRGLDTDGVLPGGLGVRRKASDYYIRSTGYTDAMRNRGLVYSYALATSEENAAGGEIVTAPTCGSSGVLPAVLYHLQQTRNFSKQRILRALATAGLFGAVVKHNASVSGADVGCQGEVGVACAMAAAAACQLFGGTTAQIEYAAEMGLEHHLGLTCDPICGLVQIPCIERNAFAAARAMDSNIYSNYTDGRHRVSFDRVVEVMRETGHDIPSLYKETAEGGLAKAGSF, encoded by the coding sequence ATGGAATCAATCAAAGGTATATTTCGCATCGGCAATGGACCCTCCTCGAGCCATACGATGGGTCCGCGTAAGGCGGCAATAGAGTTTCTCGAACGTAACAGCGACGCACACCGATTCGAGGTTACCCTCTACGGAGCACTGGCGGCAACGGGCAAAGGGCACTTAACAGACCAAGCCATACTCGATGTGCTGGCTAGGGCAGTACCAACTGAAATCATATGGAAACCAACGCAATTCCTGACATTTCACCCCAACGGAATGATGTTCGAGGCATTTGATGCTATCGACAAAAAGATGGAGAGTTGGACAATCTTCTCAATCGGTGGAGGAAGCCTTGCCAACGAAAAAACGGAAATTGTCAAGGGCGAAAGCGTCTACGATATGTGCCATATAGGCAACATTATGGATTGGTGCAACCAGAACGGAACATCCTATTGGGAGTATGTGGATAGATGTGAGCAGAGCGATATCTGGGACTACCTTGCACACGTGTGGGAGGTGATGCAGACGGGCATTCGCCGCGGATTGGATACTGATGGTGTTCTGCCGGGCGGACTCGGAGTCAGAAGGAAGGCGAGCGATTACTACATTCGCTCGACAGGATACACCGACGCTATGCGAAACAGAGGTTTAGTATACTCATATGCACTAGCCACTTCCGAGGAAAACGCTGCCGGCGGAGAGATTGTCACCGCCCCGACGTGCGGTTCGTCGGGGGTGTTGCCCGCCGTGCTCTATCACTTGCAACAGACACGTAACTTCTCGAAACAACGCATATTGAGAGCATTGGCAACGGCGGGGCTTTTTGGAGCGGTGGTTAAACACAATGCCTCGGTCTCGGGTGCGGATGTGGGGTGTCAGGGTGAGGTTGGCGTGGCGTGTGCGATGGCTGCAGCTGCTGCCTGTCAGCTCTTTGGCGGAACCACAGCGCAGATTGAATATGCAGCCGAAATGGGGCTGGAGCACCACCTCGGACTCACCTGCGACCCAATATGCGGACTCGTCCAAATACCCTGCATCGAACGCAACGCCTTTGCCGCAGCTCGCGCAATGGACTCTAACATATACTCAAATTACACTGACGGACGCCACCGCGTGAGTTTTGACCGCGTTGTGGAGGTGATGCGCGAAACGGGGCACGACATACCCTCGCTCTACAAAGAGACAGCCGAGGGGGGGCTTGCCAAGGCGGGAAGTTTTTAG
- a CDS encoding Mobile element protein — protein sequence MLFKILILQRYFGLSDGQVEYQIIDRASFKAFLGLSSGDKVPDEKTVWSFREKLTNNQTTEKTFVLFRDVLNAKGLILNEGKMVDATFATAPIQRNTREENKQIKDGDGAALWNNKPHKKRHKDIDARWTQKGGQNYYGYKNHTKVDAKSKFIDCYKVTDASVHDSQPLEDLLEDNDKGQPLYGDSAYTGANQDDVIENAKMINQVCERGYRNHPLTNEQKASNREKSSVRSRVEHVFGFMEQSMHGIKVECVGIVRATGILGLMNLTYNLFKYEQVVRLNLLPIKN from the coding sequence ATGCTATTCAAGATTTTGATACTTCAACGCTACTTCGGATTATCTGATGGTCAGGTAGAGTACCAAATCATTGACAGAGCAAGTTTTAAGGCGTTTTTGGGGTTGTCTTCGGGTGATAAAGTTCCCGATGAGAAGACGGTTTGGTCTTTTCGCGAGAAATTGACCAACAACCAAACCACAGAAAAGACCTTCGTTCTTTTTCGCGATGTACTCAATGCCAAAGGTTTGATTCTCAATGAGGGAAAGATGGTTGATGCTACATTCGCAACTGCTCCTATTCAACGCAATACCCGTGAGGAGAACAAGCAGATAAAAGATGGCGATGGTGCTGCATTATGGAATAATAAACCCCACAAGAAGAGGCACAAAGACATTGATGCAAGATGGACACAGAAAGGTGGGCAGAATTACTATGGCTATAAGAATCACACAAAGGTGGATGCTAAGAGTAAGTTTATTGATTGTTATAAAGTTACTGATGCTTCGGTACACGATTCACAGCCGTTAGAGGATTTACTAGAGGATAACGACAAGGGGCAACCGCTTTATGGAGATAGTGCTTATACTGGTGCTAATCAGGATGATGTCATTGAGAATGCGAAGATGATAAATCAGGTGTGCGAGAGGGGTTATAGGAATCATCCTTTGACCAACGAGCAGAAGGCGAGCAATCGCGAGAAGTCAAGTGTTCGCTCTCGTGTGGAGCACGTTTTTGGGTTTATGGAGCAGTCGATGCACGGTATCAAGGTGGAGTGCGTTGGTATAGTGCGAGCCACCGGGATACTTGGTCTTATGAACCTCACCTACAACCTGTTTAAATACGAACAGGTTGTACGACTGAATCTATTACCGATAAAAAACTAA
- a CDS encoding Mobile element protein — translation MDGKGRALDNIFVERLWRSVKYEYIYLSNPGSGKELYDGLTDYFRLYNTERLHQSLEYKTPSEVYMTAAQKKFVSFRCP, via the coding sequence ATGGACGGTAAAGGTAGGGCTTTGGATAATATTTTTGTCGAAAGGTTGTGGCGCAGCGTAAAATATGAGTATATTTACCTGTCGAACCCCGGCAGCGGCAAAGAGTTATATGATGGTTTGACTGACTATTTTCGTCTTTACAACACCGAAAGGCTACATCAATCGCTTGAATACAAGACCCCGAGTGAGGTCTATATGACGGCGGCACAGAAAAAGTTTGTTTCATTTCGTTGCCCTTAA